Proteins found in one Aspergillus puulaauensis MK2 DNA, chromosome 8, nearly complete sequence genomic segment:
- a CDS encoding putative MFS alpha-glucoside transporter (COG:G;~EggNog:ENOG410PF97;~InterPro:IPR005828,IPR003663,IPR036259,IPR020846;~PFAM:PF00083,PF07690;~TransMembrane:11 (o98-118i125-144o150-171i183-203o215-236i304-326o338-360i367-386o406-427i439-461o473-492i);~go_component: GO:0016020 - membrane [Evidence IEA];~go_component: GO:0016021 - integral component of membrane [Evidence IEA];~go_function: GO:0022857 - transmembrane transporter activity [Evidence IEA];~go_process: GO:0055085 - transmembrane transport [Evidence IEA]) codes for MGAGKEVRLVHVLPADADLREAELSFEFTKDEHALTFFAAARRHWPALAWGMFMNLATVLKGIDGGVVKGLVGLDVFKETYGYYHNGQYMLAAQWLSAFNYANLLGAILGALLSALAYDRFGPRIMIAVCSVLSIGFIFIQFFSHSPAQLFVGQLVNGCIIAFYPICASAYVGEVTPLVLRGFAATMTNLAFSIGSLIASGILKGTEPINTVYSYKIPIATQWALPCIMLSLVYFVPDPPYWLCRKGRYTDALTSLRRLATPPVDVTHKLAHIRETLRLEESFQGGRPHYLECFRGPNFRRLTICVMAYSMQAFTGNVFFISYAVHFMELAGLDASDAFSMNLGLTAIGFIGTCISWFLLSYIGRRTMYLFGCCSLAVALFAIGAVDLAPRGNDSTRVAATWAQCALMLLCTFIYDLSLGPFCYVLLAEVSSARLRGFTIALATVACFVWSVVFAVVIPYAMNEDQGDWRGKMGFLFSGLGALSAVWCFFYLPETRGRTFEELDVLFERRVESRMFARYKVDIVDAQETERETDRQEREV; via the exons ATGGGCGCTGGCAAAGAGGTTCGTCTGGTGCATGTGCTGCCTGCAGACGCCGACCTGCGAGAGGCCGAGTTGTCGTTCGAGTTCACCAAGGACGAGCATGCCCTGAccttcttcgctgctgccCGCCGCCACTGGCCCGCCTTGGCCTGGGGGATGTTCATGAACCTG GCTACCGTGTTGAAAGGAATC GACGGCGGTGTTGTCAAAGGCCTCGTAGGGCTCGACGTCTTCAAAGAGACATACGGCTACTATCACAACGGCCAGTACATGCTTGCAGCCCAGTGGCTCTCGGCCTTCAACTATGCAAACCTGCTGGGAGCTATTCTCGGCGCCCTGCTGTCTGCTCTGGCCTACGACCGCTTCGGGCCCCGGATCATGATCGCAGTCTGCTCGGTCCTGTCCAttggcttcatcttcatccagttCTTCAGCCACTCGCCAGCCCAGCTCTTCGTCGGCCAGCTCGTCAACGGCTGCATCATTGCCTTCTACCCGATCTGTGCTTCTGCCTACGTCGGCGAGGTCACCCCGCTGGTCCTGCGTGGGTTCGCAGCAACAATGACcaacctcgccttctccatcggCTCGCTCATCGCCTCGGGGATCCTCAAAGGCACTGAACCCATCAACACGGTATATTCATATAAAATCCCCATCGCCACCCAGTGGGCCCTCCCATGTATCATGCTCTCCCTCGTCTACTTCGTCCCCGACCCTCCCTACTGGCTCTGCCGCAAAGGCCGCTACACCGACGCCCTAACCTCCCTGCGCCGCCTCGCAACACCCCCCGTCGACGTAACCCACAAGCTGGCACACATCCGCGAGACCTTACGTCTCGAGGAAAGCTTCCAGGGTGGCCGCCCACACTACCTCGAGTGTTTCCGGGGCCCTAACTTCCGCCGCCTCACCATCTGCGTCATGGCATACAGCATGCAGGCATTCACCGGAAAcgtcttcttcatttcctaCGCCGTGCACTTTATGGAGCTTGCAGGCCTGGATGCGTCGGACGCATTCAGTATGAACCTTGGTCTTACGGCTATTGGATTCATCGGGACTTGTATCTCCTGGTTCCTCCTCTCTTATATCGGCCGGCGCACGATGTACCTctttggctgctgctcgcttGCCGTGGCTTTATTCGCCATCGGCGCTGTTGATCTCGCACCGCGTGGGAATGACTCGACAAGGGTAGCAGCAACCTGGGCCCAATGCGCGCTGATGCTGCTCTGTACATTCATATACGACCTCTCGCTTGGACCTTTTTGTTACGTACTTCTGGCGGAAGTATCCTCTGCGCGCCTGCGTGGATTCACGATTGCACTGGCGACCGTTGCGTGCTTCGTCTGGTCTGTTGTCTTTGCGGTTGTGATCCCGTATGCGATGAACGAGGACCAGGGGGACTGGCGGGGGAAAATGGGATTCCTGTTCTCGGGGCTGGGTGCGTTGTCGGCGGTTTGGTGCTTCTTTTACTTGCCTGAGACGAGGGGGAGGACgtttgaggagttggatgtgTTGTTTGAGAGGAGGGTGGAGAGTAGGATGTTTGCCAGGTATAAGGTTGATATCGTGGATGCgcaggagacggagagagagacagacagacagGAGAGAGAGGTTTAG
- a CDS encoding type 1 glutamine amidotransferase (COG:F;~EggNog:ENOG410PHPT;~InterPro:IPR029062,IPR017926;~MEROPS:MER0043475;~PFAM:PF00117) yields the protein MATIERDQTYKPTPSAPVVRLMVLETDLPHPDTFSERGSFGQIVHHHFSRAGRAHHPPLGVETDQVFVVTEQGGRIPSVQEFDNFDGLLITGSVYDAHADNEWILQLLDLLKRLWIEKPEFHFVGVCFGHQLLARLLGGEVGPAPSRDWELGHSRIELTPTGQRIFRTLEDHIHLHQMHQDQVVRAPSPASASELLAGDSDTEVRVWGRSEHTPVQGLYIPNRLFTTQAHLAFDEDMVKRQIQIRVDAGGIQDLEHADRAAETSHLEHDGVEVAKAVLRLFVYDDDEYTGGDRKTS from the coding sequence ATGGCGACAATCGAAAGAGACCAGACATACAAACCCACCCCCTCCGCGCCCGTCGTGCGCCTCATGGTCCTCGAGACCGACCTCCCACACCCAGACACCTTCTCCGAGCGCGGCTCCTTCGGCCAGATTGTGCATCACCACTTCTCGCGCGCCGGCCGCGCACACCACCCACCCCTAGGCGTGGAAACGGACCAGGTCTTCGTGGTCACCGAGCAGGGCGGGCGGATCCCATCAGTGCAGGAGTTCGATAACTTCGACGGGCTGCTGATTACAGGGAGCGTGTACGATGCGCACGCGGATAATGAGTGGATATTGCAATTACTGGACCTGCTGAAGAGGCTTTGGATAGAGAAGCCGGAGTTCCATTTCGTGGGCGTGTGTTTTGGACACCAGCTTCTTGCGAGACTGCTCGGGGGCGAGGTGGGCCCGGCGCCGTCCAGGGATTGGGAATTGGGCCATTCGAGGATTGAACTTACGCCGACGGGACAGAGAATTTTTCGCACGTTGGAGGACCATATCCATCTGCATCAGATGCATCAGGACCAGGTTGTGCGGGCGCCTTCGCCTGCGTCTGCGTCTGAGTTACTCGCTGGCGACTCCGATACCGAAGTGCGGGTCTGGGGCCGCAGCGAGCATACCCCCGTCCAGGGCTTGTATATCCCGAACCGGCTGTTCACGACGCAGGCGCATCTAGCGTTCGATGAGGATATGGTGAAGCGGCAGATTCAGATCCGGGTTGATGCGGGTGGGATTCAGGATCTGGAGCATGCGGATCGGGCGGCGGAGACTTCACATTTGGAGcatgatggcgttgaggttgCGAAGGCTGTGCTGAGGTTGTTTGTGtacgatgatgatgagtaTACAGGGGGTGATAGGAAGACTTCATAA
- a CDS encoding aldehyde dehydrogenase family protein (COG:C;~EggNog:ENOG410PFYI;~InterPro:IPR015590,IPR044086,IPR029510,IPR016161, IPR016162,IPR016163;~PFAM:PF00171;~go_function: GO:0016491 - oxidoreductase activity [Evidence IEA];~go_function: GO:0016620 - oxidoreductase activity, acting on the aldehyde or oxo group of donors, NAD or NADP as acceptor [Evidence IEA];~go_process: GO:0055114 - oxidation-reduction process [Evidence IEA]) translates to MPLDTTTFRNVINGELTTTADTRHGINPATKKPNPEVPVSTQDDLDRAVTAARAAFKTWSRTSFDERRKAISAFADSIEANQDALAALLTQEQGKSLAQAAQEIGMAVLWARSLSTIEIPETVIQDKDDCKIIQRYTPLGVAGAIVPWNFPVVLAVGKIVPAVYTGNTVIVKPSPFTPYCDLKLAELAIPHFPPGVIQALSGGDDLGPRITEHPGIDKISFTGSTVTGRRVMASCAKTLKRVTLELGGNDAAIICDDVDIDKIIPNLAILSFLNCSQICMMIKRLYVHSSIYDTFLSKFVEAVKAFQVGPGTDESAFIGPVQNSMQYEKAKDLFSSIESQKLSSVLGGKISESSGYFIPPTLIDNPPEESRVVQEEPFAPILPLLKWDDEEDVLARANATESALGASVWTKDLEKGRRMADQLQAGTVWVNSHFELSPFAPFGGHKSSGIGTEWGVHGLTQYCNSQSVWIKKA, encoded by the exons ATGCCTCTCGATACTACCACCTTCCGCAACGTCATTAACGGCGAGCTGACCACCACAGCTGACACTCGCCACGGCATCAACCCCGCCACCAAGAAGCCCAACCCCGAGGTCCCTGTCTCGACCCAAGACGACCTCGACCGCGCGGTAACCGCCGCAAGGGCTGCATTCAAGACCTGGTCGCGCACCTCCTTCGACGAGCGTCGCAAGGCCATCTCCGCCTTCGCCGACTCCATCGAAGCCAACCAGGATGCCCTCGCCGCCCTTCTAACCCAAGAGCAGGGGAAATCCCTCGCCCAGGCCGCACAGGAAATCGGGATGGCTGTCCTCTGGGCCCGCAGCCTGTCCACCATCGAGATCCCCGAGACCGTCATCCAGGACAAGGACGACTGCAAGATCATCCAGCGGTACACGCCGCTCGGAGTCGCCGGCGCCATTGTCCCCTGGAACTTCCCTGTCGTGCTTGCTGTCGGCAAGATCGTGCCCGCCGTGTACACCGGTAACACGGTCATCGTGAAACCCTCCCCTTTCACTCCATACTGTGATTTGAAGCTCGCTGAGCTCGCAATCCCCCATTTCCCACCTGGCGTCATCCAGGCCCtcagcggcggcgacgaccttGGGCCTAGAATCACCGAACACCCTGGCATCGACAAGATCAGCTTCACGGGTTCTACAGTTACAGGCCGCAGAGTCATGGCCAGCTGCGCAAAGACACTGAAGCGCGTAACCCTCGAACTGGGAGGCAACGATGCTGCCATTATCTGCGACGATGTTGACATCGACAAGATCATTCCAAAT CTCgcaatcctctccttcctcaactGCTCGCAGATCTGCATGATGATCAAACGCCTCTACGTGCACTCCAGCATCTACGAcaccttcctctccaaaTTCGTTGAAGCCGTCAAGGCCTTCCAGGTCGGGCCCGGCACAGACGAGTCCGCATTCATCGGGCCCGTGCAGAACAGCATGCAGTACGAAAAGGCCAAAGACCTGTTCTCGTCTATCGAGTCCCAGAAACTTAGCTCCGTCCTGGGTGGGAAGATCTCAGAGTCTAGTGGATACTTCATCCCGCCTACGCTTATTGATAACCCGCCCGAGGAGTCAAGGGTTGTGCAGGAGGAGCCCTTCGCGCCTATCCTGCCTCTGCTGAAGtgggatgacgaggaggatgtcctTGCTCGCGCGAACGCGACGGAGAGTGCGCTTGGTGCTTCGGTGTGGACGAAGGATCTGGAGAAGGGTCGGCGCATGGCGGATCAATTGCAGGCTGGCACTGTGTGGGTTAACAGCCACTTTGAGCTCTCGCCGTTCGCGCCGTTTGGGGGGCATAAGAGTTCAGGAATCGGGACTGAATGGGGGGTGCATGGGTTGACGCAGTACTGTAACTCGCAGTCGGTGTGGATTAAGAAGGCGTAG
- a CDS encoding fungal specific transcription factor domain-containing protein (COG:S;~EggNog:ENOG410Q1A8), giving the protein MGPVACTYPIVIRDHSRRHVFGVYMDDFDVTRDIDSVTPSPDTAPSLIKIDHLQFLLMRLPSLAVCEVLWDAFLDSVYPIYPLIDLEFFWLWHAEFWEAYGNCRDFNAFRPLILKNPSMICLLLAVLCSGAAAAHKDVWADPPLLTEDRHSVIFSLATGGQMALNACAFNDIPTLYTITSSLLLDLALGRPVESSGRKFYIKTMTVAARRVGINSVWTSDPATQQLCRRLWDHIRWLDSQCCIAIGIASEEPFQQEIIGDKPRQPPAISDSNGDIAALLSYARAEVACFEHHIISHVRGIILDDPRTRAYNGLQLEDLNRILHGIKAQMGQLPEWDDLDLVKIDVEWAKSVIDMLSLEAVVVDLVPNVHKSLHSKNQDNWTIFCISANKYLQAYLALATDTRFERYSWFLSHYRAAFLQCLYLQLIGLSMWPGDGETATTVDEMMQHMENRQTSECEDTETFKKLKTIYVRVLRVN; this is encoded by the exons ATGGGTCCAGTGGCGTGCACATACCCAATTGTCATTAGAGATCACAGCAGACGACATGTATTCGGTGTG TATATGGATGACTTTGATGTAACCCGCGATATCGACAGCGTAACACCATCACCAGACACAGCCCCTTCACTCATCAAGATAGACCATTTACAGTTTCTCCTGATGCGACTACCCAGCCTTGCTGTATGCGAGGTTCTATGGGACGCCTTCCTCGATTCAGTCTATCCGATCTACCCTCTGATAGACCTGGAATTCTTCTGGCTGTGGCACGCTGAGTTCTGGGAAGCGTACGGTAACTGCAGAGACTTCAACGCATTCAGGCCCCTCATATTGAAAAATCCCAGCATGATATGTCTTCTCCTCGCTGTGCTGTGCTCCGGAGCCGCCGCGGCGCACAAGGATGTCTGGGCCGATCCGCCATTGCTCACAGAGGATAGGCATAGCGTGATATTTTCCTTAGCAACGGGTGGTCAGATGGCTCTCAACGCATGCGCATTCAATGATATCCCAACCCTCTATACGATTACTTCCTCATTGCTCCTGGATTTGGCCCTTGGCCGCCCGGTCGAGTCATCTGGTCGCAAGTTCTACATCAAGACCATGACCGTAGCAGCTCGACGGGTGGGAATAAACAGCGTGTGGACCAGCGATCCAGCGACACAGCAACTTTGCCGGAGGTTGTGGGATCATATACGGTGGCTGGATTCCCAATGCTGCATTGCTATTGGGATAGCGTCCGAGGAGCCCTTCCAACAAGAAATAATTGGCGATAAGCCCCGACAACCTCCTGCTATATCCGACTCCAACGGCGACATTGCAGCGTTACTATCATACGCCAGAGCAGAGGTAGCTTGCTTCGAGCACCACATCATAAGCCACGTTCGTGGCATAATCCTTGACGACCCAAGGACGCGTGCTTATAATGGCTTGCAACTCGAAGACCTAAACAGGATACTGCACGGTATAAAGGCTCAGATGGGTCAGCTACCTGAATGGGATGATTTAGACCTTGTCAAGATTGATGTAGAATGGGCAAAGTCCGTGATAGACATGCTGTCCCTTGAAGCTGTTGTCGTCGACCTCGTCCCAAACGTGCACAAGAGTCTGCACTCGAAGAACCAGGACAATTGGACAAT ATTCTGCATTTCAGCAAACAAGTACCTCCAGGCCTATCTTGCGCTTGCAACAGACACAAGGTTCGAACGGTATAGCTGGTTTCTTTCGCACTACCGAGCCGCTTTTCTCCAGTGCTTGTATTTGCAGCTCATAGGTCTGTCGATGTGGCCGGGTGATGGTGAGACTGCGACGACCGTTGATGAGATGATGCAACATATGGAGAACCGCCAGACAAGCGAGTGTGAAGATACAGAGACCTTTAAAAAGCTAAAGACTATTTACGTGCGAGTCCTGCGTGTGAACTAG
- a CDS encoding uncharacterized protein (COG:S;~EggNog:ENOG410PY1Z;~InterPro:IPR021858), with protein sequence MGRAAHMDERRARRHNWQRDDIREKEQQQQQQQKQVIVPRRRHALIPQASIDEALAPSLAHEALNVQTKEAFQQFLVHYFPIMNASVAPRVDVNWMDFVRSPQPLPPAVMWGVRALVTYQMGAVQAGGTGKQHEKENARLTARHMYIRGIRHLASVLGTSSALADSTLAAAIVLCMFEVVDGACDGSWLLHSQGIRSIMAARGPAAHKTGMGRNLLLSYRPFLIGEAFTRCEPCILGRPEWAAIFDDVDISPAEGESETKTKTTSSSPLGQTIDYAFNESAKCPGYYAATHEIITSYPAFHKSKAVAQSLMDDMGRTRCSLLRLQDSLDQGLYFCQNGTDLQLSASFAGSIPPAHVASLAKLSSEGIGAAVALLDQLGTLLRSHLHRVLPQYQSGWKKDFHQANPEDPWYAATNRLGTAAGVGARLESDACRMGNELDRFSVSMGMLNIY encoded by the exons ATGGGTAGAGCTGCGCACATGGATGAGCGTCGCGCACGTCGCCACAACTGGCAG CGCGATGACATACGCGagaaggagcagcagcaacagcagcagcagaagcaggttATAGTACCACGCAGACGACATGCGTTAATACCACAGGCCTCGATAGACGAGGCCCTGGCACCAAGCCTAGCGCACGAGGCCCTGAACGTGCAAACGAAAGAAGCGTTCCAGCAGTTCCTGGTGCACTACTTCCCCATCATGAATGCGTCCGTTGCCCCGCGGGTCGACGTGAACTGGATGGACTTTGTGCGCAGTCCGCAACCGCTCCCCCCGGCTGTGATGTGGGGGGTGCGCGCTCTCGTCACATACCAGATGGGGGCCGTGCAGGCCGGGGGTACCGGTAAGCAGcatgagaaggagaatgcaCGCCTTACCGCGCGCCATATGTATATCCGGGGCATACGGCACCTTGCGTCTGTGCTGGGGACGTCGTCTGCGCTAGCTGATTCAACTCTTGCCGCGGCGATTGTGCTCTGTATGTTtgaggtggtggatggggCTTGTGACGGTTCCTGGCTGTTACACTCCCAGGGTATCCGCAGTATCATGGCCGCGCGGGGGCCCGCTGCACATAAGACTGGCATGGGCCGgaatctattattatcttaccGACCGTTCTTGATTGGCGAGGCTTTTACCCGCTGCGAGCCCTGCATCCTGGGAAGGCCAGAGTGGGCTGCGATTTTCGATGATGTCGATATCTCTCCTGCTGAGGGCGAAAGCgagaccaagaccaagaccaccagcagcagtccGCTCGGGCAAACGATAGATTACGCATTCAACGAAAGCGCCAAATGCCCTGGCTACTATGCAGCCACGCACGAGATCATAACCTCATATCCTGCGTTCCACAAGTCCAAGGCCGTTGCGCAGAGTCTAATGGACGATATGGGGCGCACCAGGTGCAGTCTTCTCCGGCTTCAGGACAGCCTTGACCAGGGCTTATACTTCTGCCAAAATGGCACAGACCTCCAGCTGTCAGCCAGCTTTGCCGGATCGATACCGCCAGCACATGTTGCCAGCCTGGCGAAGCTGTCTTCCGAGGGTATCGGCGCTGCGGTTGCATTGTTGGACCAGCTTGGCACTCTCCTGCGGTCTCATTTGCATAGGGTACTTCCCCAATATCAGTCCGGGTGGAAGAAAGACTTTCATCAGGCGAATCCTGAGGATCCATGGTATGCTGCCACGAATCGACTCGGTACAGCTGCGGGCGTGGGAGCGCGGCTGGAATCGGATGCCTGTCGTATGGGTAATGAATTGGACAGGTTTTCGGTTTCCATGGGCatgttaaatatatattaa
- a CDS encoding FAD-dependent monooxygenase (COG:C,H;~EggNog:ENOG410PKIW;~InterPro:IPR036188,IPR002938;~PFAM:PF01494;~TransMembrane:1 (o438-457i);~go_function: GO:0071949 - FAD binding [Evidence IEA]), translating to MLSTETATNGHSKQFKVIIIGGGIAGLTLAHSLERAGISYTLLEKHHDFRPRLGGVLVIAPSGARIIDQLGLYESMSEVSEPITTPRTGFPDGQCSSQHWLSELERRYGYPVNVITRQKMLEVLYDGLRESTNVIGGKRVTGIYHKESEVAVHTADGGVYKGDLVVGADGVNSIARLDMLQAAGKGAMQEATSLASEYRVLIGMSKQIAGIRAGEQIVRCHDGFAIFVFCGKDSELGWFVVDKLDRRYQYPDKPVYSTADNISFCESIGDVQIWDEVRFRDVFNARTSFSSALVEENVFQTWHSGRIVCIGDSISKASPNTGLGASMAMESAAALASQLYQLVHCTQGKPSQAAVDESLSNFRKSHHQRSRIIGYASYEAIRLHTRATFVKRLVGPMFMTSERMALFFQSTVADGGAKLDFLPLPPRGTAWGETKRGFLRRCWIVIVGGLLTVLLLMQG from the exons ATGCTGTCGACAGAAACGGCCACGAACGGCCACTCAAAGCAATTCAAAGTGATAATAATAGGCGGAGGAATTGCCGGCCTAACTCTCGCACACTCCCTAGAACGCGCAGGGATATCGTATACGCTGCTAGAAAAGCATCATGACTTCCGCCCCCGACTGGGCGGCGTCCTTGTCATAGCGCCGTCCGGTGCACGCATCATCGACCAACTCGGGCTCTATGAGAGTATGAGTGAGGTTTCAGAGCCAATTACGACGCCTCGAACGGGATTTCCAGATGGACAATGCTCGAGTCAGCACTGGTTGTCTGAGTTGGAGAGGAG ATATGGATACCCGGTGAATGTTATTACGCGCCAGAAGATGTTGGAGGTGCTGTATGATGGCCTCCGGGAGTCAACCAATGTTATAGGAGGCAAGAGGGTGACGGGCATTTATCATAAGGAATCAGAAGTCGCGGTGCATACGGCTGATGGTGGAGTATACAAGGGGGATTTAGTCGTCGGGGCAGACGGCGTGAATAGCATTGCTCGATTGGACATGCTACAGGCAGCAGGGAAGGGTGCGATGCAAGAGGCAACTA GCCTTGCGTCGGAATATCGAGTCTTGATTGGGATGTCGAAACAAATAGCAGGCATACGCGCTGGAGAGCAAATAGTCCGCTGCCACGACGGATTTGCGATATTCGTTTTCTGCGGCAAGGACAGTGAACTTGGCTGGTTTGTAGTCGACAAACTGGATCGACGATATCAGTATCCTGACAAACCCGTCTACTCAACGGCCGACAACATCAGCTTCTGCGAGAGCATAGGAGACGTGCAGATATGGGACGAAGTACGGTTTAGAGATGTATTCAACGCAAGGACATCGTTCTCTTCTGCGCTGGTGGAAGAGAACGTGTTCCAGACGTGGCACAGTGGCCGGATTGTGTGCATTGGTGACAGCATCAGCAAG GCAAGCCCAAATACAGGACTCGGCGCAAGTATGGCCATGGAGAGTGCGGCCGCGCTCGCAAGCCAACTGTATCAGCTTGTGCACTGCACGCAAGGGAAGCCGTCTCAAGCTGCGGTAGACGAGAGCCTGAGCAACTTCAGAAAGTCACATCACCAGCGGTCTAGGATAATTGGATACGCGTCATACGAGGCCATTCGCCTGCATACGCGGGCTACATTCGTGAAAAGACTTGTTGGTCCCATGTTCATGACGTCCGAGCGGATGGCACTGTTCTTCCAGTCTACGGTTGCAGATGGCGGAGCAAAGCTGGATTTTCTCCCTCTGCCACCGCGTGGAACGGCCTGGGGAGAAACGAAGCGAGGGTTCCTCAGGCGTTGCTGGATTGTGATAGTGGGAGGCCTGCTCACGGTCCTCTTGTTGATGCAGGGCTAG
- a CDS encoding uncharacterized protein (COG:C,H;~EggNog:ENOG410Q6JU;~InterPro:IPR036188,IPR002938;~PFAM:PF01494;~go_function: GO:0071949 - FAD binding [Evidence IEA]), producing the protein MSPQHTKITIAIAGGGIAGLCLAVGLSQHPHIAVHIYESQSRYPSTGAGLALHKNAIAAMDLISPELKKTYLARANLMSRDEGVELATQVILAEGRDSARVVGRLGRAKGRKTISREDLVMEWIGLLPSGTVSFGKKLHSAVSFNGNDGGDGNGKPQVKLEFTDGTTAQADCLIGADGVRSATRRYLLGEDHPATAPKNHDQWYLYSRAVPMDEARQVVREEWTQNVAILCGSKGYMCSLPIDKGRVLSCTFQAPGALCGEPESFTTGQFDGYSEDARAIAELISRDPQQSWKIYDHDPAPKYFHGTVAMIGDAAHATGPFVGNGAGQAIEDAAVLNALFARFTEASQIPTVLCAYDAVRRERSTKAISISRDVGRLYAYALDGVGSDPEKMEDYLRETGSYLNDVDLEAQNRDAIALFEKLQSHHNQI; encoded by the exons ATGTCACCCCAGCACACAAAGAtaaccatcgccatcgccggcggcggAATAGCAGGCCTGTGCCTCGCAGTCGGCCTAAGTCAACACCCCCATATAGCCGTGCACATCTACGAGTCCCAATCCAGATACCCCAGCACGGGCGCCGGGCTAGCACTGCACAAGAACGCAATCGCCGCGATGGACCTGATCAGTCccgagctgaagaagacgtATCTCGCGCGCGCGAATCTCATGAGTCGAGATGAGGGCGTTGAACTCGCTACTCAGGTTATCCTTGCCGAGGGGCGGGATAGCGCACGGGTTGTTGGACGGCTTGGAAGggcgaaggggaggaagacgatTTCGAGGGAGGATTTGGTGATGGAGTGGATTGGTTTGCTTCCGTCTGGGACGGTTTCGTTTGGGAAGAAGTTGCATAGCGCTGTCTCTTTTAATGGGAATGATGGGGGTGATGGCAATGGTAAGCCCCAAGTCAAACTGGAGTTTACGGACGGCACAACAGCACAAGCGGACTGTCTTATCGGCGCAGACGGAGTCAGGAGTGCAACGAGGAGATATCTCCTTGGGGAGGACCATCCGGCTACGGCGCCGAAGAACCATGATCAGTGGTATCTATATTCCCGCGCCGTTCCTATGGATGAAGCCCGGCAGGTCGTTAGAGAGGAGTGGACGCAGAATGTGGCCATTCTGTGTGGGTCAAAAGGATATATGTGCTCGCTGCCAATTGATAAAGGGAGAGTACTTAGTTGCACGTTCCAGGCTCCAGGGGCTTTGTGTGGAGAGCCAGAATCATTCACTACTGGGCAGTTCGATGGGTATAGCGAGGATGCGCGGGCCATTGCTGAG CTCATCAGCAGAGACCCACAGCAAAGCTGGAAGATCTATGACCACGATCCAGCACCGAAGTACTTCCACGGTACAGTTGCGATGATCGGTGATGCCGCACACGCAACGGGTCCTTTCGTCGGCAATGGCGCCGGGCAGGCCATTGAAGATGCAGCCGTACTTAATGCGCTGTTTGCTCGATTTACCGAAGCCAGTCAAATACCTACCGTGTTATGTGCGTATGATGCTGTCCGAAGGGAGCGGTCGACGAAGGCGATCAGCATCAGTAGGGATGTTGGGCGATTATATGCGTATGCCCTCGACGGGGTTGGATCCGAtccggagaagatggaggactATCTACGTGAAACGGGGTCGTATCTTAATGATGTTGACCTCGAGGCTCAGAATAGAGATGCTATTGCTTTATTCGAGAAGTTACAGAGCCACCATAATCAGATTTAA